The following proteins come from a genomic window of Lysobacterales bacterium:
- a CDS encoding DUF962 domain-containing protein: protein MDTTQRYASFAEFYPFYLGEHAHPVCRRLHVVGSTLVLAIIVAVIARIVSPWALLALPLVGYGFAWIGHFYFEKNKPATFKYPLYSFAGDWVMYRDILIGRIPF from the coding sequence ATGGACACGACCCAGCGCTACGCCAGTTTCGCCGAGTTCTACCCGTTCTACCTGGGCGAGCATGCGCATCCGGTCTGCCGGCGCTTGCATGTCGTCGGCAGTACCCTGGTGCTCGCGATCATCGTGGCGGTGATCGCCCGGATCGTGTCGCCCTGGGCCCTGCTGGCATTGCCGCTGGTCGGCTATGGTTTCGCCTGGATCGGGCACTTCTACTTCGAGAAGAACAAGCCGGCCACGTTCAAATATCCCCTCTACAGTTTCGCCGGCGATTGGGTGATGTACCGCGACATCCTGATCGGCCGCATTCCCTTCTGA
- a CDS encoding MAPEG family protein — protein MSWIALVAVLALLQFFVFGALVARARGRYGVSAPATTGHEMFERYYRVQYNTLEQIVVLLPALFLSAQYGFGAAWMSAALGAVYLLGRQIYLISYVRDPKSRGLGFGLSAIPVVILLLNAGAGAVKSLL, from the coding sequence ATGTCCTGGATCGCCCTCGTTGCCGTGCTCGCACTGCTGCAGTTCTTCGTGTTCGGCGCACTGGTTGCGCGCGCGCGCGGCCGCTACGGGGTGAGTGCGCCGGCGACCACCGGCCACGAGATGTTCGAGCGCTATTACCGCGTGCAGTACAACACCCTGGAGCAGATCGTGGTGTTGCTGCCGGCCCTGTTCCTGTCCGCGCAATACGGTTTCGGCGCAGCCTGGATGTCGGCGGCCCTCGGTGCGGTCTACCTGCTCGGTCGCCAGATCTATCTGATCAGTTACGTGCGAGATCCGAAGTCGCGCGGACTCGGCTTCGGGCTGTCGGCGATCCCGGTCGTGATCCTGCTGCTCAACGCCGGCGCCGGCGCGGTGAAATCCCTGCTCTGA
- a CDS encoding DMT family protein: MNPYWTPIVLLFASNVFMTFAWYGHLKYKAHPLWIVILASWGIAFFEYVLQVPANRYGHSVYSAAQLKTIQEVISLTVFVGFAVWYLGEPLRWNHLIGFSLIAIGAGFVFAR; encoded by the coding sequence ATGAATCCCTACTGGACCCCGATCGTGTTGCTGTTCGCATCGAACGTGTTCATGACGTTCGCCTGGTACGGGCATCTGAAATACAAGGCGCATCCGCTGTGGATCGTGATCCTCGCGAGCTGGGGCATCGCCTTCTTCGAATACGTGCTGCAGGTGCCGGCCAACCGCTACGGCCACTCGGTGTATTCGGCGGCGCAGCTGAAGACGATCCAGGAAGTGATTTCGCTGACCGTGTTCGTCGGCTTTGCCGTGTGGTATCTCGGCGAACCGCTGCGCTGGAACCACCTCATCGGCTTCAGCCTGATCGCGATCGGCGCGGGCTTCGTGTTCGCGCGCTGA
- a CDS encoding PilZ domain-containing protein — translation MDLSEKRVHPRKDVFTAAMLIVGDDGYLSEVWDLSAGGARLGKPKKWPPTAVEQLRVYFMLDQDTVIGVAARVVRLAPDHLGVMFLPGQEQRIQALMYEARFLEGDNG, via the coding sequence ATGGACCTTTCCGAAAAGCGCGTCCACCCGCGCAAAGACGTCTTTACCGCGGCGATGCTGATCGTCGGCGATGACGGCTACCTGAGCGAAGTCTGGGACCTCTCGGCCGGTGGCGCACGGCTCGGCAAACCGAAAAAATGGCCGCCGACCGCCGTCGAGCAGTTGCGCGTCTACTTCATGCTCGACCAGGACACCGTCATCGGTGTCGCGGCCCGGGTCGTGCGCTTGGCGCCCGATCATCTCGGCGTGATGTTCCTGCCAGGACAGGAGCAGCGCATCCAGGCGCTGATGTACGAGGCGCGCTTCCTCGAAGGCGACAACGGCTGA
- a CDS encoding response regulator transcription factor gives MGLVLLVEDNRGIAEMVGEFLERRGYSVDYAADGLSGLRLASAEPYDVIVLDLMLPGIDGLELCRRLRNDAKKSTPVLMLTARDTLDDKLVGLDAGADDYLVKPFEIRELEARVRALIRRDRRMVSTEVLRVADLVLDTATLRATRDGRDLALSPIGLKLLTILMRESPRVVTRRDIEREVWGDLLPDSDTLRSHLYNLRKIIDKPFDKQLLHTIHSAGYRLADLDAELVAAKAG, from the coding sequence ATGGGTTTGGTTCTGCTGGTCGAGGACAATCGCGGCATCGCCGAGATGGTGGGCGAGTTCCTGGAGCGCCGCGGCTACAGCGTCGATTACGCCGCCGACGGCTTGTCCGGGCTGCGGCTGGCCTCGGCCGAGCCTTATGACGTGATCGTGCTCGACCTGATGCTGCCCGGCATCGATGGCCTGGAGCTGTGCCGCCGTTTGCGCAATGACGCGAAGAAGTCGACGCCGGTGCTGATGCTGACGGCGCGCGACACGCTGGACGACAAGCTCGTCGGGCTTGATGCCGGTGCCGACGATTATCTGGTCAAGCCGTTCGAGATCCGCGAACTGGAAGCGCGCGTCCGGGCCCTGATCCGGCGCGATCGGCGGATGGTCTCGACCGAAGTCTTGCGCGTCGCCGACCTGGTGCTCGACACGGCCACGCTGCGGGCGACCCGTGATGGCCGCGATCTGGCCTTGTCCCCGATCGGCCTGAAGCTGCTGACCATCCTGATGCGCGAATCACCGCGCGTGGTCACGCGCCGGGACATCGAGCGCGAAGTCTGGGGTGACTTGCTGCCGGATTCGGACACCTTGCGCAGCCACCTCTACAACTTGCGCAAGATCATCGACAAGCCCTTCGACAAACAGCTGCTGCATACCATCCACAGCGCCGGTTACCGCCTGGCCGATCTCGATGCCGAACTCGTCGCCGCCAAGGCAGGCTGA
- a CDS encoding HAMP domain-containing histidine kinase: MPNSSPPRQADPLATTGRGLRGRLWVAFVMQTVAIALATLFGVYAAMLVLRDVLIQRALVEEAQHYWKRLDADPAAALPDTYNMQGYLDTVLHPGDAVPAYLRDLAPGYHSIHATEVDELVWVGDRDGRRLWLVFDQHQVDRLALWFGLVPLTLVLGTVYLVSWTTYRASRRAVSPVIRLAEVVREQDPKNHDWQAICAVARASDADDEVIILADAIRGFAQRNAEFVERERNFTRDASHELRTPLTVIKVAADVLEEEALSAFGSRSVSRIKRAARDMEALIQAFLILAREGDTGLPSERFVVNDIAAEEVERAQDLVAGKPVTIRFVAEARIELDAPPRVFAVMISNLLRNACQYTEQGEVVVTLGEHFVRVDDSGRGMAPEDVAHAFEPFYRGKGAGKGGHGVGLTIVRRLADRFGWPVTLESTLGIGTRATIALPQARATALIE; this comes from the coding sequence ATGCCGAACTCGTCGCCGCCAAGGCAGGCTGACCCGTTGGCGACCACCGGGCGCGGCCTGCGTGGCCGCCTCTGGGTCGCGTTCGTGATGCAGACGGTCGCGATCGCGCTCGCGACCCTGTTCGGCGTCTATGCTGCAATGCTGGTGCTGCGCGACGTACTGATCCAGCGGGCCCTGGTCGAGGAAGCGCAGCACTACTGGAAGCGACTGGACGCCGATCCCGCGGCGGCCCTGCCGGACACCTACAACATGCAGGGCTACCTCGACACCGTGCTTCATCCCGGCGATGCGGTGCCGGCCTATCTGCGCGATCTCGCGCCGGGTTACCACAGCATCCATGCCACCGAGGTCGATGAACTCGTGTGGGTCGGCGACCGTGACGGACGCCGCCTGTGGCTGGTGTTCGACCAGCATCAGGTCGACCGCCTCGCGCTCTGGTTCGGTCTGGTGCCGCTGACCCTGGTGCTCGGCACCGTTTACCTGGTGTCGTGGACCACCTATCGCGCCTCGCGGCGCGCGGTGTCGCCCGTGATCCGCCTCGCCGAAGTGGTGCGCGAACAGGACCCGAAGAATCATGATTGGCAGGCGATCTGTGCCGTCGCCCGGGCGAGCGATGCCGACGACGAGGTCATCATCCTTGCCGACGCGATCCGCGGCTTCGCACAACGCAACGCCGAATTCGTCGAACGCGAGCGCAACTTCACCCGGGATGCCAGCCATGAGCTGCGCACGCCGCTGACCGTGATCAAGGTCGCAGCCGACGTGCTGGAAGAGGAGGCCCTGAGCGCGTTCGGATCGCGCTCGGTCAGTCGCATCAAGCGCGCGGCGCGCGACATGGAGGCGTTGATCCAGGCGTTCCTGATCCTGGCGCGAGAAGGCGATACAGGCCTGCCCAGCGAACGCTTCGTGGTCAACGACATCGCCGCGGAAGAGGTCGAGCGTGCGCAGGACCTGGTCGCCGGCAAGCCGGTGACGATCCGCTTTGTCGCCGAGGCACGCATCGAGCTCGATGCACCACCGCGCGTGTTCGCGGTGATGATTTCCAACCTGCTGCGCAATGCCTGCCAATACACCGAGCAGGGCGAGGTCGTGGTCACGCTCGGCGAGCACTTCGTGCGCGTCGACGACAGCGGCCGTGGCATGGCGCCCGAGGATGTCGCGCACGCGTTCGAGCCGTTCTATCGCGGCAAGGGCGCGGGCAAGGGCGGGCATGGCGTCGGATTGACCATCGTCCGGCGCCTGGCCGACCGCTTCGGCTGGCCGGTGACCCTCGAATCCACCCTCGGCATCGGGACGCGCGCCACCATCGCGCTGCCGCAGGCGCGCGCAACCGCCCTGATCGAATAG